A section of the Jannaschia sp. S6380 genome encodes:
- a CDS encoding carbohydrate ABC transporter permease, protein MFPTPIQKTSRQWQLTYQTLLPVALVLWLLPLIAVMIFSVKPDSDFTQGNYWGVPGSFELFNNYGRVFFESDMPRYLLNSLLITVPTVIGTVALSCMTGFALGIYKFRGNLLIFFMFIAGNFVPFQILMVPVRDFTIDMNLYDTKTGLVLFHIAFQTGFCTLFMRNFIRALPFPLIEAARVEGVAEWRIFLYVVMPLMKPAIAALAVLIFTFIWNDYFWAIVLTQGPDSQPVTAGITSFNSEYRAAYHLMSAGSIVAALPPVAMFFLMQRHFIAGLTLGAVK, encoded by the coding sequence ATGTTCCCTACCCCGATCCAGAAGACCTCGCGTCAGTGGCAACTGACCTACCAGACCCTGCTGCCGGTGGCGCTGGTGCTGTGGCTGCTGCCGCTGATCGCGGTGATGATCTTCTCGGTCAAACCCGACAGCGACTTCACCCAAGGCAACTACTGGGGCGTCCCCGGCTCGTTCGAGCTGTTCAACAACTACGGCCGCGTCTTCTTCGAAAGCGACATGCCGCGCTATCTGCTGAATTCGCTGCTCATCACCGTGCCCACCGTCATCGGCACCGTGGCGCTGTCCTGCATGACGGGTTTTGCGCTGGGCATCTACAAGTTCCGCGGCAACCTGCTAATCTTCTTCATGTTCATCGCCGGCAACTTCGTGCCCTTCCAGATCCTGATGGTCCCGGTGCGCGACTTCACCATCGACATGAACCTGTATGACACCAAGACCGGGCTGGTCCTGTTCCACATCGCGTTCCAGACCGGGTTCTGCACGCTCTTCATGCGCAACTTCATCCGCGCGCTGCCCTTCCCGCTGATCGAGGCGGCGCGGGTCGAGGGCGTCGCGGAATGGCGCATCTTCCTCTACGTCGTCATGCCGCTGATGAAGCCCGCCATCGCGGCGCTGGCCGTCCTGATCTTCACCTTCATCTGGAACGACTATTTCTGGGCGATCGTGCTCACCCAGGGCCCCGACAGTCAGCCGGTCACCGCCGGCATCACCTCGTTCAACTCCGAATACCGCGCCGCCTATCACCTGATGAGCGCGGGCAGCATCGTTGCGGCCCTGCCGCCGGTGGCGATGTTCTTCCTGATGCAGCGGCATTTCATCGCCGGTCTTACCCTCGGCGCGGTCAAGTAG
- a CDS encoding IclR family transcriptional regulator, with protein MGKALDVLDRVAAFDRPVRFSELLQTSPFPKATLYRLVQTLTRQGMLAFDSERGTYAPGLRLVRMAHAAWAQSSLAPIARFHLDDLSRAVGETVHLAQLDGGQVLYVDKRNAARPVPMFSEAGKVGPAYCTGVGKAMLAFLDEDAREAALAQQSWHRFTEATIDGPAALRAELETIRATGHAFDREEHEPGIHCIAMPVLSGGGRVMGAVSVTSTTTSGAIADLERHLPDLRRAVERIAGDLRDWRFPDQRKE; from the coding sequence GTGGGCAAGGCGCTCGACGTTCTGGATCGCGTTGCGGCGTTCGATCGTCCGGTCCGGTTCTCGGAACTGTTGCAGACATCGCCCTTCCCCAAGGCCACGCTCTACCGCCTGGTGCAGACCCTGACCCGACAGGGCATGCTGGCCTTCGACTCCGAACGCGGCACCTATGCCCCGGGCCTGCGGCTGGTGCGGATGGCGCATGCCGCCTGGGCGCAGTCGAGCCTGGCCCCGATCGCGCGGTTCCACCTCGACGATCTCAGCCGTGCGGTGGGCGAGACGGTGCATTTGGCGCAGCTCGACGGCGGACAGGTGCTCTATGTCGACAAGCGGAATGCCGCGCGGCCGGTGCCGATGTTCTCGGAGGCGGGCAAGGTCGGGCCGGCCTATTGCACGGGCGTGGGCAAGGCGATGCTCGCCTTCCTGGACGAGGACGCGCGCGAGGCGGCGCTGGCGCAACAAAGCTGGCATCGCTTCACTGAGGCCACGATCGACGGCCCTGCCGCCTTGCGCGCCGAGCTGGAGACGATTCGCGCGACCGGCCACGCCTTCGACCGCGAGGAGCACGAGCCGGGAATTCACTGCATCGCCATGCCGGTCCTGTCGGGCGGTGGCCGGGTGATGGGCGCGGTGTCGGTCACCTCGACGACGACGAGCGGCGCGATCGCCGATCTGGAACGCCATCTGCCGGACCTGCGGCGGGCGGTCGAACGCATAGCGGGGGACCTGCGCGATTGGCGCTTCCCCGACCAAAGGAAGGAATGA
- a CDS encoding TRAP transporter large permease yields MLVWFLPLFLLLLMIGLPVFFALLAAPGVMLWLNGQERDLVLLYRNTYNGMDSFPLMAIPFFMLAGEMMNRGGITLRLVEFAQALVGHFRAGLAQVNILSSMLFAGLSGSAVADTSALGSMLIPAMEKEGYTRKFAAAVTAASSVIGPIIPPSGIMIIYAYVMEQSVAALFLAGIVPGVLVGLGLMVVTNILARRDPGAFPGLKMRATWPDKGRASLKAFFPLLTPIIILGGILGGAFTPTEASAVAAAYAAIVSLFILREMTWRDLPEVLGKAALISSVVLLLVGAAMAFKTVVALSHTPEALAGFILSLSENPLILLLLINLLLFIIGMFLDAGPAIIILGPILGPIFVSLGVDPVHFAIIMSVNLTVGLATPPMGLVLFVASSVSGERVETIARAILPFLAVEVFVIGLITYVPAISLAVPRFFGFL; encoded by the coding sequence GTGCTGGTCTGGTTCCTGCCGCTGTTCCTGCTGCTTCTGATGATCGGCCTGCCGGTGTTCTTCGCGCTGCTGGCCGCGCCGGGTGTCATGCTCTGGCTGAACGGGCAGGAACGCGACCTCGTCCTGTTGTATCGCAACACCTACAACGGGATGGACAGCTTCCCGCTGATGGCGATCCCGTTCTTCATGCTGGCCGGCGAGATGATGAACCGCGGCGGCATCACCCTGCGGCTGGTGGAATTCGCGCAGGCGCTGGTCGGGCATTTCCGCGCCGGGCTGGCGCAGGTGAACATCCTGTCCTCGATGCTGTTCGCGGGGCTCTCGGGCTCGGCGGTGGCCGATACTTCGGCGCTGGGCTCGATGCTGATCCCCGCGATGGAGAAAGAGGGCTATACCCGCAAGTTCGCCGCCGCCGTGACCGCCGCCAGTTCGGTCATCGGGCCGATCATCCCGCCTTCGGGGATCATGATCATCTACGCCTACGTGATGGAGCAGTCGGTCGCGGCCCTGTTCCTGGCCGGCATCGTGCCGGGCGTCCTGGTCGGGCTGGGTCTGATGGTGGTGACCAACATCCTGGCGCGCCGCGACCCGGGCGCCTTTCCGGGCCTGAAGATGCGGGCCACCTGGCCCGACAAGGGACGCGCCTCGCTCAAGGCGTTCTTCCCGCTGCTGACGCCGATCATCATCTTGGGGGGCATCCTCGGCGGCGCCTTCACGCCCACCGAGGCCAGCGCCGTGGCTGCCGCCTATGCCGCGATCGTGTCGCTGTTCATCCTGCGCGAAATGACGTGGCGCGACCTGCCGGAGGTTCTGGGAAAGGCAGCGCTCATCTCCTCGGTGGTGCTGTTGCTGGTGGGCGCGGCGATGGCGTTCAAGACGGTCGTCGCCCTCAGCCATACGCCCGAGGCGCTGGCGGGGTTCATCCTTTCGCTGTCGGAAAACCCGCTGATCCTGTTGCTGCTGATCAACCTGCTGCTGTTCATCATCGGCATGTTCCTCGATGCCGGGCCCGCGATCATCATCCTGGGCCCGATCCTGGGGCCGATCTTCGTGTCGCTGGGCGTGGATCCGGTGCATTTCGCGATCATCATGTCGGTGAACCTGACCGTCGGTCTGGCCACGCCGCCGATGGGGCTGGTGCTGTTCGTGGCCTCGTCCGTCAGCGGCGAACGGGTCGAGACCATCGCCCGCGCCATCCTGCCGTTCCTCGCCGTGGAAGTGTTCGTGATCGGGCTGATTACCTACGTGCCGGCCATTTCGCTGGCCGTGCCGCGCTTCTTCGGTTTTCTATAA
- the ugpC gene encoding sn-glycerol-3-phosphate ABC transporter ATP-binding protein UgpC, with protein MSGVELKEVVKRYGDVQVIHGVDLTIAEGEFCVFVGPSGCGKSTLLRMIAGLEETSEGQILIGPRDVTREDPAQRGVAMVFQTYALYPHMTVGENMGFGLKMNGHPRKEIDAKVAEASRILKLDDYLKRKPAALSGGQRQRVAIGRAIVRGPEVFLFDEPLSNLDAELRVEMRVEIARLHKEIGATMIYVTHDQVEAMTMADKIVVLRDGRIEQVGAPLDLYRDPDNRFVAGFIGSPSMNFLDGVVRGGAIEVPGLRTSLTAAVTLPPEGTAVTVGMRPEHLQIAAGDTLSVDLTEALGGVSYAYLTAGTGEKIIVEERGDIRSDEGDRVALTVDPARVMVFAAEGGARIR; from the coding sequence ATGTCAGGCGTCGAGCTGAAGGAGGTCGTCAAGCGCTACGGCGACGTCCAGGTGATCCACGGCGTGGATCTGACCATCGCGGAGGGCGAGTTCTGCGTCTTCGTCGGCCCCTCGGGCTGCGGCAAGTCCACGCTCCTGCGCATGATCGCGGGGCTGGAGGAAACCAGCGAGGGCCAGATCCTGATCGGGCCGCGCGACGTCACGCGCGAGGATCCGGCGCAGCGCGGCGTGGCGATGGTGTTCCAGACCTACGCGCTCTACCCGCATATGACGGTGGGCGAGAACATGGGCTTCGGCCTGAAGATGAACGGCCATCCCCGCAAGGAGATCGACGCCAAGGTCGCCGAGGCGTCGCGTATCCTGAAGCTGGACGACTACCTCAAACGCAAGCCCGCCGCGCTTTCGGGCGGCCAGCGGCAGCGGGTCGCCATCGGCCGCGCCATCGTGCGCGGGCCCGAGGTGTTCCTGTTCGACGAGCCGCTGTCGAACCTGGACGCGGAACTGCGCGTCGAGATGCGGGTGGAGATCGCGCGCCTGCACAAGGAGATCGGCGCCACGATGATCTACGTCACCCACGACCAGGTCGAGGCGATGACCATGGCCGACAAGATCGTCGTCCTGCGCGACGGCCGGATCGAGCAGGTGGGCGCACCGCTGGATCTGTACCGCGATCCCGACAACCGCTTCGTGGCGGGCTTCATCGGCTCGCCCTCGATGAACTTCCTCGACGGGGTGGTGCGGGGCGGGGCCATCGAGGTGCCGGGCTTGCGCACCTCGCTGACCGCGGCGGTGACCCTGCCGCCCGAGGGGACGGCAGTGACGGTGGGCATGCGCCCCGAACATCTGCAGATCGCCGCCGGCGACACGCTGTCGGTCGACCTGACCGAGGCGCTGGGCGGGGTCAGCTATGCCTACCTGACCGCCGGAACCGGCGAGAAGATCATCGTCGAGGAGCGCGGAGACATCCGGTCCGACGAAGGCGACCGCGTCGCACTGACGGTCGATCCGGCCCGCGTCATGGTGTTCGCGGCTGAGGGCGGCGCGCGCATCCGCTGA
- a CDS encoding MmcQ/YjbR family DNA-binding protein produces the protein MTFRDRVNAIAGGMPGAELTHPFDDGHDAWKVGGKMFTCIGAVDPGVSVKTPDVETARMLIEAGAASRAPYFHRSWVKVPETADDAELSHRIAVSYDTIRAGLTKKAQAALPLRETT, from the coding sequence GTGACCTTCCGCGATCGCGTCAACGCCATCGCCGGTGGCATGCCCGGGGCCGAACTGACCCATCCGTTCGACGACGGCCACGACGCGTGGAAGGTCGGCGGCAAGATGTTCACCTGCATCGGCGCCGTCGATCCCGGTGTCTCGGTCAAGACGCCTGACGTGGAGACCGCCCGGATGCTTATCGAGGCCGGCGCGGCCAGCCGCGCCCCCTATTTCCACCGCAGCTGGGTCAAGGTGCCCGAGACCGCCGATGACGCCGAACTGTCGCACCGCATCGCGGTCTCCTACGACACGATCCGCGCGGGCCTGACCAAGAAGGCCCAAGCCGCCCTGCCCCTTCGGGAGACGACCTGA
- a CDS encoding sugar ABC transporter permease — translation MRVTPWLFLAPGILFFVFYVIFPIFQSFQISLYRWDGLGELSTNGTFVGLDNYRELSTDRAFNISLWNNLRWLVLYLLAIPMGLFIALFLNQTVTGIRLYKSLFFFPFVISQVVVGLVFSWFYLPNEGLLNAFLGLFGAGPVNILGDPSLATYGIIAAGLWPQTAYCMILYLTGLNAVDPEQVEAARLDGAKGWKMLWYVIVPQLKPATFIAFVVTIIGALRSFDLISIMTGGGPFGQTRVLSFYMFEKALAEFGFRMGYGAAIAVVLFLIMMVFIAYFLWSMWRDERGAR, via the coding sequence ATCCGCGTCACGCCGTGGCTGTTCCTGGCGCCGGGGATCCTGTTCTTCGTCTTCTACGTCATCTTCCCGATCTTCCAGTCCTTCCAGATCAGCCTGTACCGCTGGGACGGTCTGGGCGAGTTGTCGACCAACGGCACTTTCGTCGGCCTCGACAACTACCGCGAACTCTCGACCGACCGTGCCTTCAATATCTCGCTGTGGAACAACCTGCGCTGGCTGGTGCTGTATCTGCTGGCGATCCCGATGGGCCTGTTCATCGCGCTGTTTCTGAACCAGACGGTCACCGGCATCCGCCTCTACAAGTCGCTGTTCTTCTTTCCCTTCGTCATCAGCCAGGTCGTCGTGGGCCTGGTCTTCTCGTGGTTCTACCTGCCCAACGAAGGGCTGCTGAACGCCTTCCTGGGCCTGTTCGGCGCCGGGCCCGTAAACATCCTGGGCGACCCGAGCCTCGCCACCTACGGCATCATAGCCGCCGGCCTCTGGCCGCAGACGGCCTATTGCATGATCCTGTATCTCACCGGCCTGAACGCCGTGGATCCCGAACAGGTGGAGGCCGCCCGCCTCGACGGGGCCAAGGGCTGGAAGATGCTCTGGTACGTCATCGTGCCCCAGCTGAAGCCCGCCACCTTCATCGCCTTCGTCGTCACCATCATCGGCGCGCTGCGGAGCTTCGACCTGATCTCGATCATGACCGGCGGCGGCCCGTTCGGGCAGACCCGCGTGCTGTCGTTCTACATGTTCGAAAAGGCCTTGGCCGAGTTCGGCTTCCGCATGGGCTACGGCGCCGCCATCGCGGTCGTCCTGTTCCTCATCATGATGGTCTTCATCGCCTACTTCCTGTGGTCGATGTGGCGCGACGAACGGGGCGCGCGGTGA
- a CDS encoding ABC transporter substrate-binding protein codes for MRSILTALAATTMLTGTAFADAHALSGELRIVSDMSNPAPRAVMEGLVADFGEMHPDLDIELEVVDREAWKTQIRNALTANPPDVINWYAANRMGPYVQAGLFEDVSDIWADIEGLDAVKGALTLDGKQWGVPYTYYQWGIYYREDIFNELGLEEPETFEQEMANCQAIIDSGRKCYAIGSKNYWTTGGWFDYLNMRTNGFDFHMELARGEVPWTDDRVRETFANWQKLVDMGAYLDDHQNYSWQEALPPMVNGEATAYLIGNFAVAPMRDAGLTDEQIDFYQFPVIADVPKGEDAPTDTFHIPAGAENKEAAREFLKFVTQADVQTEINAGDALGQLPVNASSSVDADEFLEQGFDMLSNESTGGVAQFFDRDFPAEMASVAMEGFQEFMVFPENLEDILQRLEQARERIYAN; via the coding sequence ATGCGATCCATTCTGACGGCGCTCGCCGCCACCACCATGCTGACCGGAACCGCCTTCGCCGACGCGCACGCGTTGTCGGGCGAACTGCGCATCGTGTCGGACATGTCGAACCCAGCGCCGCGCGCGGTGATGGAAGGGCTTGTCGCCGATTTCGGCGAGATGCACCCCGACCTCGATATCGAGCTGGAGGTCGTCGACCGCGAGGCCTGGAAGACCCAGATCCGTAACGCGCTGACCGCGAACCCGCCGGACGTCATCAACTGGTACGCCGCCAACCGCATGGGTCCCTATGTCCAGGCCGGCCTGTTCGAGGACGTGTCCGACATCTGGGCCGACATCGAAGGGCTGGACGCCGTGAAGGGCGCGCTGACCCTCGACGGCAAGCAGTGGGGCGTGCCCTATACCTACTACCAGTGGGGCATCTACTATCGAGAGGACATCTTCAACGAGCTGGGCCTCGAGGAGCCGGAGACCTTCGAGCAGGAAATGGCGAACTGCCAGGCGATCATCGATTCGGGCCGGAAGTGCTATGCCATCGGATCCAAGAACTATTGGACGACCGGCGGCTGGTTCGACTACCTCAACATGCGCACCAACGGCTTCGACTTTCACATGGAGCTGGCCCGCGGCGAGGTGCCCTGGACCGACGACCGCGTGCGCGAGACCTTCGCCAACTGGCAGAAGCTCGTCGACATGGGCGCCTATCTCGATGACCACCAGAACTACTCCTGGCAGGAGGCGCTGCCCCCGATGGTCAACGGCGAGGCGACCGCCTACCTGATCGGCAACTTCGCCGTGGCCCCGATGCGCGATGCGGGCCTGACGGACGAGCAGATCGACTTCTACCAGTTCCCGGTGATCGCCGACGTGCCCAAGGGGGAGGACGCGCCGACCGACACGTTCCACATCCCCGCGGGGGCCGAGAACAAGGAAGCCGCGCGCGAGTTCCTTAAGTTCGTTACCCAGGCCGACGTGCAGACCGAGATCAACGCCGGCGACGCGCTGGGCCAGTTGCCGGTGAACGCATCCTCCTCGGTCGATGCGGACGAGTTCCTGGAACAGGGCTTCGACATGCTGTCCAACGAATCGACCGGCGGCGTGGCGCAGTTCTTCGACCGCGACTTCCCCGCCGAGATGGCGTCGGTCGCTATGGAGGGCTTCCAAGAGTTCATGGTCTTCCCCGAGAACCTCGAGGACATCCTGCAGCGCCTCGAACAGGCGCGGGAGCGCATCTACGCCAACTGA
- a CDS encoding TRAP transporter small permease produces MGGVLTIIRGLGALNAGVLAAGRAVGIFCMALMVVFILIQVVWRYILSNPLPWPEEAARFLMLWLMVVAPTALRRGGFVAIDMIQLALPRVLGGVLTLALLAVSLAVLVVAVGIGWSEVTGFSGQFKTSSLFYPTPDGWEKMPRSWMMASLLVGMVMLTSVTVELILRQIAVLAGRGDDLPVIPHTATVGAE; encoded by the coding sequence GTGGGGGGAGTTCTGACCATCATCCGGGGCCTGGGCGCCCTGAACGCGGGCGTGCTGGCCGCGGGCCGCGCGGTCGGTATCTTCTGCATGGCGCTGATGGTCGTGTTCATCCTGATCCAGGTCGTTTGGCGCTACATCCTGTCGAACCCGCTGCCCTGGCCCGAGGAGGCCGCGCGCTTCCTGATGCTGTGGCTGATGGTGGTCGCGCCGACGGCGCTCCGCCGGGGCGGGTTCGTGGCCATCGACATGATCCAGCTGGCACTGCCGCGGGTGCTCGGTGGCGTCCTGACGCTGGCGCTGCTGGCCGTTTCGCTGGCGGTGCTGGTGGTCGCCGTGGGCATCGGCTGGTCCGAGGTCACGGGCTTCTCGGGGCAGTTCAAGACCTCGTCGCTGTTCTACCCGACGCCCGACGGGTGGGAGAAGATGCCGCGCAGCTGGATGATGGCTTCGCTCCTGGTCGGCATGGTGATGCTGACATCGGTCACGGTGGAGCTGATCCTGCGGCAGATCGCGGTTCTGGCGGGCCGGGGGGACGACCTGCCCGTCATCCCGCATACCGCCACGGTCGGGGCGGAATAG